The Pongo abelii isolate AG06213 chromosome 3, NHGRI_mPonAbe1-v2.0_pri, whole genome shotgun sequence DNA window TTATATCAActgaaaaaaagatggaaatatgAATAGTAAAGCATCAGAGAATATCCCTATTAGGATGCACACTGACGTTTTTAGGGGTAAAGCACCATAATGTGTGTATAACCCTCAGTTGGTTCACGAAACATATACACAGAAAGTGTGTGCACTCAGATGATGAAACAAATGGAGTAAAGTAGCAAATCTAGGTAAAAGATATACAAGTGTTCCttgtcctatttttaattttgcacCTTTTCGTaggtttaaaattatttgcaaacaaaAGTTTCTATTAAAGGTAGCCAGAATTAAAAGGGTAATAGGTGGCAAGTATTTTAGAAGTTAATGGGCAGGACTTGGCCCTCAGATGTGAGGGGAAAAAACTCTACACATTGgccttaaaatatacatattctcaggtaatttttctctttttaatagtaTACAGTTGTCTGTCATTATGATAGACATTATGAAAACTTTGAGCCATAAATCTGTTGCAATGCATGTTTAGAGCAAAATcagtaattgttttttctttttatttgtgcaGAGATTTTTGCAGTTGCTGCTAATGAATTAAGAATGAAATGGATTCAGTAAATAGGCTCATAGGCAACTTTCTATTTGTTTCTAAGTAAGTGTCTTTCCCTCCATTTTAGGGAATGTGAAGTTTTCTGTAAGAACCATCCTGCCCCATTCTCAAAAGTCATTACTTTCCACAAGAAGGAACCATTTGAACTAGAAGCattttatactaatttacatGAAGTGCCTTATCCTGATGCAAGAATTGGTaagataaaaaaaagttttccataACATTTTGTCCTTTTATAAATAATGTGTTATTTTAGAATCAAGGAAATAAATAGACATTTCAGCTAAGCCAGTATGGGACttttaaagaaagatatttaTACTCTTTCTTAAAATGTGCATTTGTAGTGCTCAGTTTATTTCTATAATGACAGCAGGGTTTACTGCAGTCGGCCCTCAGTATTCCTGAGTTTGGCATCTGTACATTCAGCCAATATTAGGAAAAACAagtgtctgtactgaacatgtctagacttttttttcttgtcattattcaaTTACATGTAACAACTACTGACATACCATTTATTTTGTAGTAGGTATCATTAATCTAGAGATGATACAGACTTAAGAGTATTTGGGAGGTTgtatgtaggttatatgcaaaatactatgtcatttttttaataaGGGACTTGACtaccagaggattgcttgagcccgggagttgaagactagcctgggcagtatagtgagaccccatttcactTACATGCAAAACGATGTATAAAAGGTTCTTGCATCCTCAGAGAGACCTGGGACCAATCCTCAATGGATACTGAGGGGACAGCtatatttctaattcatttttacttctatatttaaaatgctgtgcaaaaattagctgggtgtggtggcacacacctgtaatctcagctactcaggaggctgaggcaggagaattgctcgaacccaggaggcaaaggctgcagtgagctgagattacgccactgcactccaggctgggcgacacagcgagactccctctatcaaaataaaatgctCTGTAACTGTCCTGAAAGGTTTGtgtgataattattttttactgaAAAACTTAACTTTAATCGGTATATTCTAATTTTAAACTTAATGTTTACTGGCAACAACTAGAATGACTATTAATGGATTAATATGAAAGTGAGGGCGATTGGAAGGTGAGGCGGTCCCGGCGTTCTTGCGTCCCAGGTGATAGTGAAGTGCTCACCAGTTGCCACTGGACATAATTGAAACAAAATAGGAAAATTGCAGCAAACTCTTCAGGAAAAGGTTTTCAAAACAAGTTGCAATCTTGGCAGAACtggacaaagagaaaagaaaactacttaTGCAGAACCAGTCTTCAACAAATCATCCTGGAGCTAGCATTGCACTCtcgagaccctgtcttaataaGGACTTCCGGGATCACGCTGAGCAGCAGTATATTGCAGCCCAGCAGAAGGCAGCTTTGCAGCATGCTCATGCACATTCATTTGGATACTTCATAACTCAAGACTCTGCATTTGGGAACCTGATTCTTCCTGTTTTACCTTGCCTTGACCcagaatgaggaaaatatttgtgaTGGAAAAGTGACTTTGTAATATCAAATGCCAAAGCTACTGTCATTCAGTGCTAGATGAACTGTGACTTTCAGAATTTTGGTGAActttgatattttttgtttgttaaagGAATGTGTAAGTGAAAGCGGAAAGAAGGGTAACCAGGATGATGAGAGCTGTGGAGGCTGTATCGTCCAAGGAATTGATTATGTACCGTGACTAACTTTTTTGTAATGCTGTTTAACAGTAGTCAGACTCTGAACTGGATGGTCACAAAAACATTCCCCAACCCCTAGCAAGTTTGACTGAATATATCATGTCCACAGTAGATTTCCAAGAATCATTTATAGTACTTAACTTTAAAGAAACAagagtacttttaaaaaatgaaccaaTAAGCTGCAATCCGTTACATCCATATTTGCTATTTATAGGATTGGTGTCAGTGTACCTTTTGAGTTTACAGTCAACATATATCATCCTAAAATATTCTTTCTGAACTCATAACTACTTCCCCCTTTCTCAGTGTAAAACAAACCCCAAGAATAAATTACTAACCAGTCTTAACCATCTTCTATAAACATATTCCCTTATAAATGATGTGActaaatgcaattaaaaataatagaaaaaaaagaaagtgagaataGGAGATTGTAATATCCATTTTAACTGAGTGAACTTTTCAGAAGATATgaaattataacatttaaaaggattttcaaattttaaatttttttctatgtacTGCTTTATAGACTAAGAAGGGGACAGcacaaatattataaatatttcaaggATATATAAAGCAGTAAAATTATTGAAcattatattagtttgctagggctgctataacaaagtaccacaagctaggtggcttaaacagtaGAAATTTGTTGTCTCATTTCTGGAGGTTACAAGTCTGAAGTCAAggtatctccaaatacagtcacgtctgagcatggtggctcatgcctgtaatcctagcactttggaaggctgaggcaggaggattgcttgagcccaggagttcaagaccagcctgggcaacatagtgagacctaatctgtactaaaaatcagaaaaattagctagacatggtagcatgcacctgtagtcctcgctacttgaaggctgaggtgggaggattgcttgagcctgggagtttgaggctgcagtgacctatgatcatgccactgcactacagcctggatgacagagtgaaactgtgtctcaaaacaaaacacacatagtCATGTTCTGAGGTACTAAGCACAGTGTGGGAGCAGGTGGGGGGCAAAATTTAACCCATAAAAAAGTCATCCAAGTTTTTTACTACCTGATTTTACTGCCTAATATTCTCTCttctatagataatatatatatgagatttctttagagaaataaaacatcAGTAGATTTCTTAAAGCATTGATAATGATCTCTGCAGGTATTTTgctataggaaaaataaaaattggaattgCTTTATTTATGAATTACCAAGACGGTTATGATTTGTAAAgcttatatcaaaaaaaaaatctattttgttttcaaattcagAAAGTGAATCTTGTTATTTTGGTTTTAGAATAGCAGTATTATAAGATAACTTACTGCCTTTGAATCAAATTGTCCATGGTTAAATTCCCagtgctttttggtttttttcctagCATTAATGATTTTGGGCAGGTTTCTTAAGCTTCCTGAGACTTAATAACAGGTTTGTTATGGTTTATAAAAGATAATCTGGGGGAAGTACCTGCCCCATAGTGATCAATCAGGATGTGATCATAATTATTGCCAAGATGATTATTTGCCAACATCTTA harbors:
- the LOC129059077 gene encoding SOSS complex subunit C; the protein is MQNQSSTNHPGASIALSRPCLNKDFRDHAEQQYIAAQQKAALQHAHAHSFGYFITQDSAFGNLILPVLPCLDPE